A window of the Streptomyces sp. NBC_00250 genome harbors these coding sequences:
- the nuoL gene encoding NADH-quinone oxidoreductase subunit L: MDNLIALLIAAPLLGAVVLLCGGRRLDKVGHWIGTLLAGASFAIGLALFADMLGKSADDRTMYQRLYTWIPVEGFQADIAFQLDQLSMTFVLLISGVGTLIHVYSIGYMEHDERRRRFFGYLNLFVAAMLLLVLADNYLLLYFGWEGVGLASYLLIGFWQHKPTAATAAKKAFLVNRVGDMGLSIAIMIMFTTFGTFAFGPVFGATGETSEGKLTAIGLMLLLAACGKSAQVPLQSWLGDAMEGPTPVSALIHAATMVTAGVYLIVRSADIFNAAPDAQLVVTVVGAVTLLFGAIVGCAKDDIKKALAGSTMSQIGYMILAAGLGPIGYVFAIMHLVTHGFFKAGLFLGAGSVMHGMNDEVDMRKYGGLRKYMPVTFVTFGLGYLAIIGFPGLSGFFSKDKIIEAAFAKGGTEGWILGAVTLLGAAITAYYMTRVMLMTFFGEKRWQADEKGEQPHPHESPRSMTIPMILLAFGSVFAGGFFSIGDRFVNWLEPVTNFEHGHPPISAGAITTATVAVMVVGVGLAYLQYGRRPVPVVAPRGSLLTRAARRDLLQDDFNHAVFVRGGTHLTRSLVYVDHSLVDGVVNGTAASVGGLSGRLRKLQNGYARSYAVSMFGGTAVLIAATLLMRAV, encoded by the coding sequence GTGGACAATCTGATTGCGCTGCTCATCGCGGCGCCTCTGCTGGGAGCAGTCGTCCTGCTCTGCGGCGGGCGGCGGCTCGACAAGGTCGGGCACTGGATCGGCACGCTCCTCGCGGGCGCCTCCTTCGCCATCGGCCTGGCACTCTTCGCCGACATGCTCGGCAAGAGCGCCGACGACCGGACCATGTACCAGCGGCTCTACACCTGGATCCCCGTCGAGGGCTTCCAGGCGGACATCGCCTTCCAGCTCGACCAGCTGTCGATGACCTTCGTCCTGCTGATCAGCGGGGTCGGCACGCTCATCCACGTCTACTCCATCGGATACATGGAGCACGACGAGCGCCGCCGCCGCTTCTTCGGCTACCTCAACCTGTTCGTCGCGGCGATGCTGCTGCTCGTCCTCGCCGACAACTACCTGCTCCTGTACTTCGGCTGGGAGGGCGTCGGCCTCGCCTCGTACCTCCTGATCGGCTTCTGGCAGCACAAGCCCACCGCGGCCACCGCCGCGAAGAAGGCCTTCCTGGTCAACCGGGTCGGCGACATGGGCCTCTCCATCGCCATCATGATCATGTTCACCACCTTCGGCACCTTCGCCTTCGGGCCGGTGTTCGGAGCGACCGGCGAGACCAGCGAGGGCAAGCTGACCGCGATCGGTCTGATGCTGCTCCTCGCCGCCTGCGGCAAGTCGGCCCAGGTGCCGCTGCAGTCCTGGCTCGGGGACGCGATGGAGGGCCCGACCCCGGTCTCGGCCCTCATCCACGCGGCCACGATGGTGACCGCCGGTGTCTATCTGATCGTCCGCTCCGCCGACATCTTCAACGCCGCCCCGGACGCCCAACTCGTCGTCACCGTGGTCGGCGCCGTCACGCTCCTCTTCGGTGCGATCGTCGGTTGCGCGAAGGACGACATCAAGAAGGCCCTCGCCGGCTCGACGATGTCGCAGATCGGCTACATGATCCTGGCCGCCGGCCTCGGCCCCATCGGCTACGTCTTCGCGATCATGCACCTGGTGACCCACGGCTTCTTCAAGGCAGGTCTCTTCCTCGGCGCCGGTTCGGTCATGCACGGCATGAACGACGAGGTCGACATGCGGAAGTACGGCGGCCTGCGGAAGTACATGCCGGTCACCTTCGTCACCTTCGGCCTCGGCTACCTCGCGATCATCGGCTTCCCCGGCCTGTCCGGCTTCTTCTCCAAGGACAAGATCATCGAGGCGGCCTTCGCCAAGGGCGGCACCGAGGGCTGGATCCTCGGCGCGGTCACCCTGCTCGGCGCGGCCATCACCGCGTACTACATGACCCGCGTGATGCTCATGACCTTCTTCGGCGAGAAGCGCTGGCAGGCCGACGAGAAGGGCGAGCAGCCGCACCCGCACGAGTCGCCCCGGTCCATGACGATCCCGATGATCCTGCTGGCCTTCGGGTCGGTCTTCGCGGGCGGGTTCTTCAGCATCGGCGACCGGTTCGTGAACTGGCTGGAGCCCGTCACCAACTTCGAGCACGGCCACCCGCCGATCAGCGCCGGGGCGATCACCACCGCCACCGTCGCCGTCATGGTCGTCGGAGTCGGCCTCGCCTACCTCCAGTACGGGCGCAGGCCCGTCCCGGTCGTCGCCCCGCGCGGCTCGCTGCTCACCCGGGCCGCCCGCCGCGACCTCCTCCAGGACGACTTCAACCACGCCGTCTTCGTCCGCGGCGGCACCCACCTGACCCGCTCGCTCGTCTACGTCGACCACTCCCTGGTCGACGGCGTGGTCAACGGCACCGCGGCCTCCGTCGGCGGACTCTCCGGCCGGCTGCGCAAGCTCCAGAACGGCTACGCCCGCTCGTACGCGGTCTCCATGTTCGGAGGTACGGCGGTGCTGATCGCCGCGACCCTGCTGATGAGGGCGGTGTAA
- a CDS encoding NADH-quinone oxidoreductase subunit M: MSFPLLTVTAAVPAVGAILTAAVPAARRTAAKWLALLVSLATLVLAAVVFVRFEPGGERYQLTESHSWIKDFGVRYELGVDGIGVALIALTALLIPFIILAGWHDADPLETSSKRWRPTQGFFALILMVEAMVILSFEATDVFLFYILFEAMLIPMYFLIGGFGDRAHTGSDENAAAQRSYAAVKFLLYNLVGGLIMLAAVIGLYVVAGNFSLTEIAEARANGSLEMATSTERWLFLGFFFAFAVKAPLWPLHTWLPNAMGEATAPVAVLITAVVDKVGTFAMLRFCLGLFPEASKWATPAIVVLALISIVYGALLAVGQRDIKRLVAYASISHFGFIILGIFAMTTQGQSGATLYMVNHGISTAALMLVAGFLISRRGSRLIADYGGVQKVAPVLAGTFLIGGLATLSLPGLAPFVSEFLVLVGTYARYPVAGVIATTGIVLAALYTLVLYQRTMTGPVKEEVRELPDLRVRELAVVVPLIAVLIFLGVFPKPLTDVVNPAVQHTMSDVQQKDPTPEVEAAK, from the coding sequence ATGTCCTTCCCGCTCCTTACGGTGACGGCAGCGGTTCCGGCGGTCGGTGCGATCCTCACCGCCGCCGTCCCCGCGGCCCGCCGCACCGCCGCCAAATGGCTGGCGCTGCTGGTCTCGCTCGCCACGCTCGTGCTCGCCGCCGTCGTCTTCGTACGGTTCGAGCCCGGCGGCGAGCGGTACCAGCTCACCGAATCGCACTCCTGGATCAAGGACTTCGGCGTCCGCTACGAGCTCGGGGTCGACGGCATCGGGGTGGCGCTCATCGCGCTGACCGCCCTGCTGATCCCGTTCATCATCCTGGCCGGCTGGCACGACGCCGACCCTCTGGAGACCTCCTCCAAGCGGTGGCGGCCCACCCAGGGCTTCTTCGCCCTGATCCTCATGGTCGAGGCGATGGTGATCCTCTCCTTCGAGGCCACCGACGTCTTCCTCTTCTACATCCTGTTCGAAGCCATGCTCATCCCGATGTACTTCCTCATCGGCGGCTTCGGCGACCGCGCCCACACGGGCTCCGACGAGAACGCGGCGGCCCAGCGCTCGTACGCGGCCGTCAAGTTCCTCCTCTACAACCTGGTCGGCGGCCTCATCATGCTGGCCGCCGTCATCGGGCTCTACGTGGTCGCGGGGAACTTCTCGCTCACCGAGATCGCCGAGGCGCGCGCCAACGGCTCCCTGGAGATGGCGACCAGCACCGAACGGTGGCTGTTCCTCGGCTTCTTCTTCGCCTTCGCGGTGAAGGCGCCGCTCTGGCCGCTGCACACCTGGCTGCCGAACGCGATGGGGGAGGCGACCGCCCCGGTCGCCGTCCTCATCACCGCCGTCGTCGACAAGGTCGGCACCTTCGCGATGCTCCGCTTCTGCCTCGGACTCTTCCCCGAGGCCAGCAAGTGGGCCACCCCGGCGATCGTCGTCCTCGCCCTCATCAGCATCGTCTACGGGGCGCTGCTCGCCGTCGGCCAGCGGGACATCAAGCGTCTGGTCGCCTACGCGTCGATCTCGCACTTCGGCTTCATCATCCTGGGCATCTTCGCGATGACCACCCAGGGCCAGTCCGGTGCCACGCTCTACATGGTCAACCACGGCATCTCGACGGCCGCCCTGATGCTCGTCGCCGGCTTCCTGATCTCCCGGCGCGGCTCGCGGCTCATCGCCGACTACGGCGGTGTGCAGAAGGTCGCCCCCGTCCTCGCCGGCACCTTCCTGATCGGCGGTCTCGCGACCCTGTCGCTGCCCGGACTCGCCCCGTTCGTCAGCGAGTTCCTCGTCCTGGTCGGGACGTACGCCCGGTACCCGGTGGCCGGCGTCATCGCCACCACCGGCATCGTCCTCGCCGCGCTCTACACCCTCGTCCTGTATCAGCGGACGATGACCGGGCCGGTGAAGGAGGAGGTGCGGGAGCTGCCCGACCTGCGGGTGCGTGAGCTCGCGGTGGTCGTCCCGCTGATCGCCGTCCTGATCTTCCTCGGGGTCTTCCCGAAGCCGCTGACGGACGTCGTCAACCCGGCCGTGCAGCACACCATGTCCGACGTCCAGCAGAAGGACCCCACCCCCGAAGTGGAGGCGGCCAAGTGA
- the nuoN gene encoding NADH-quinone oxidoreductase subunit NuoN: MSTSAVASSVHSLWTTAAEPLDKIPAPHIEYVQLSPVLIVLGAAIISVLVEAFAPRKARYHSQLFLSVVALVAAFAAIVGLAAGGYGSTKAHIAAMGAIAVDGPALFLQGTILLASVVAIFTFAERRLDPADHGHKVDSFAAEAAAVPGSDHEKAAIKAGFTTTEVFPLALFAIAGMLVFPAANDLLTLFVALEVFSLPLYLLCAVARRKRLMSQEAAVKYFLLGAFSSAFLLFGIALLYGYAGSVSYATIAQVVDGSIGSVNPALADTMGNDALLLIGFAMVLAGLLFKVGAVPFHMWTPDVYQGAPTPVTGFMAAATKVAAFGAMLRLLYVVLPGLTWDWRPVMWGVAIVTMLGGAIVAITQTDIKRLLAYSSIAHAGFLLAGVIAATPSGISSVLFYLGAYSFVTIGAFAVVTLVRDAGGEATHLSKWAGLGRRSPLVAAVFAVFLLAFAGIPLTSGFSGKFAVFKAAAEGGAGALVVVGVISSAIAAFFYIRVIVLMFFSEPKADGPTVAVPSALTTVTITAGVAVTLVLGLAPQYFLDLANQASVFVR; the protein is encoded by the coding sequence GTGAGCACCTCAGCCGTCGCATCCTCTGTCCACAGCCTGTGGACGACCGCTGCCGAACCGCTGGACAAGATCCCGGCACCCCACATCGAGTACGTCCAGCTCTCGCCCGTACTCATCGTGCTCGGCGCCGCGATCATCAGCGTCCTCGTCGAGGCCTTCGCGCCCCGCAAGGCCCGCTACCACAGCCAGCTCTTCCTCAGCGTCGTGGCACTCGTCGCCGCCTTCGCCGCCATCGTCGGCCTCGCGGCCGGCGGGTACGGCTCCACCAAGGCCCACATCGCGGCCATGGGTGCCATCGCCGTCGACGGACCCGCCCTCTTCCTCCAGGGCACCATTCTCCTCGCCTCCGTCGTCGCGATCTTCACCTTCGCCGAGCGCAGGCTCGACCCGGCCGACCACGGCCACAAGGTCGACTCCTTCGCCGCCGAGGCCGCCGCCGTACCCGGCAGCGACCACGAGAAGGCCGCGATCAAGGCCGGGTTCACCACCACCGAGGTCTTCCCGCTCGCCCTCTTCGCCATCGCCGGCATGCTCGTCTTCCCGGCCGCCAACGACCTCCTGACGCTCTTCGTCGCCCTGGAGGTCTTCTCCCTCCCGCTGTACCTGCTCTGCGCCGTCGCCCGCCGCAAGCGGCTGATGTCGCAGGAGGCGGCCGTCAAGTACTTCCTGCTCGGCGCCTTCTCCTCGGCCTTCCTGCTCTTCGGGATCGCCCTGCTCTACGGCTACGCGGGCTCCGTCTCGTACGCCACCATCGCCCAGGTCGTCGACGGCTCGATCGGCTCCGTGAACCCGGCGCTCGCCGACACCATGGGCAACGACGCGCTGCTGCTCATCGGCTTCGCCATGGTCCTCGCCGGGCTCCTCTTCAAGGTCGGCGCCGTGCCGTTCCACATGTGGACCCCGGACGTCTACCAGGGCGCCCCGACCCCGGTCACCGGCTTCATGGCCGCCGCGACCAAGGTCGCCGCGTTCGGCGCGATGCTCCGCCTGCTGTACGTGGTGCTGCCGGGCCTCACCTGGGACTGGCGGCCGGTCATGTGGGGCGTCGCCATCGTCACCATGCTGGGCGGTGCGATCGTCGCCATCACCCAGACCGACATCAAGCGGCTCCTCGCGTACTCGTCGATCGCGCACGCGGGCTTCCTTCTCGCCGGTGTCATCGCGGCCACGCCCAGCGGGATCTCGTCCGTCCTCTTCTACCTGGGCGCCTACTCCTTCGTGACGATCGGCGCCTTCGCCGTCGTCACCCTGGTCAGGGACGCGGGCGGCGAGGCCACCCACCTCTCCAAGTGGGCCGGGCTCGGACGACGTTCGCCGCTCGTCGCGGCGGTCTTCGCGGTCTTCCTGCTCGCCTTCGCCGGCATCCCGCTGACCTCCGGGTTCTCGGGCAAGTTCGCGGTCTTCAAGGCGGCGGCGGAGGGCGGCGCGGGCGCGCTCGTCGTGGTCGGTGTGATCTCCTCGGCGATCGCCGCGTTCTTCTACATCCGGGTGATCGTGCTCATGTTCTTCAGCGAGCCGAAGGCGGACGGCCCCACGGTCGCCGTGCCCTCGGCCCTGACGACGGTCACGATCACGGCGGGTGTGGCGGTCACGCTGGTCCTGGGCCTGGCGCCGCAGTACTTCCTGGACCTGGCGAACCAGGCGAGCGTGTTCGTCCGGTAG
- the nuoK gene encoding NADH-quinone oxidoreductase subunit NuoK has product MNPVNYLYLAALLFTIGAVGVLIRRNAIVVFMCVELMLNACNLAFVTFSRMHGNLDGQIIAFFTMVVAAAEVVVGLAIIVSVFRARHSASVDDASLMKL; this is encoded by the coding sequence GTGAACCCCGTCAACTACCTGTACCTCGCCGCCCTGCTGTTCACCATCGGTGCGGTCGGGGTGCTGATCCGGCGCAACGCGATCGTGGTCTTCATGTGCGTCGAGCTGATGCTCAACGCCTGCAACCTCGCGTTCGTCACCTTCTCCCGCATGCACGGAAACCTCGACGGCCAGATCATCGCCTTCTTCACGATGGTCGTCGCCGCCGCGGAGGTCGTCGTCGGGCTCGCGATCATCGTGTCCGTCTTCCGTGCCCGCCACTCGGCCTCGGTCGACGACGCCAGCCTGATGAAGCTGTAA
- a CDS encoding AraC family transcriptional regulator: MSGTTALPGTPCTAPRAGDPPMHRLQVRLPDQVPFAAGTFDTIGAMSRAAFPHRHTFYEIVHVTAGTGTHVVDLARWALHPPHLGLILPGQLHHWEDAHGLDGSVVLFTEDFLLDHPGDRDLLRRLGEHPWLTLDGPTHARTGRLMAELIEEYGHGADGFATVLRSLLHVLLIRTARLGGPGTHAPPPGRPAAVAEEFAGLLARTGAEGRTVRECAEFIGVTPGYLAEAVRAATGRTPGALLREARAREAQRLLVGTGLSIRQVAARVGFDDPAYFCRFFRRETGRSPGDFRKHHDKHHDRRDESIEGGARSA, translated from the coding sequence ATGAGCGGCACGACCGCCTTACCAGGGACCCCGTGCACCGCCCCCAGAGCCGGCGACCCGCCCATGCACCGCCTGCAGGTCCGGCTCCCCGACCAAGTCCCCTTCGCCGCCGGGACCTTCGACACCATCGGCGCCATGTCCCGCGCGGCCTTCCCGCACCGGCACACCTTCTACGAGATCGTCCACGTCACCGCCGGCACCGGCACCCATGTCGTGGACCTCGCCCGCTGGGCACTCCACCCGCCCCACCTGGGCCTGATCCTCCCCGGACAGCTGCACCACTGGGAGGACGCCCACGGCCTCGACGGCAGCGTCGTCCTCTTCACCGAGGACTTCCTCCTCGACCACCCCGGCGACCGGGACCTCCTGCGCCGCCTCGGCGAACACCCCTGGCTCACCCTCGACGGGCCCACACACGCGCGAACCGGCCGTCTGATGGCCGAACTCATCGAGGAGTACGGGCACGGCGCCGACGGCTTCGCGACCGTCCTGCGTTCCCTGCTGCACGTCCTCCTGATCCGTACGGCCCGGCTCGGCGGCCCCGGCACCCACGCGCCGCCGCCCGGCAGGCCCGCGGCCGTCGCCGAGGAGTTCGCCGGGCTGCTCGCCCGTACCGGAGCGGAGGGCAGGACCGTACGGGAGTGCGCCGAGTTCATCGGAGTCACCCCGGGCTATCTCGCCGAGGCCGTCAGGGCCGCCACCGGCAGAACCCCCGGCGCCCTGCTGCGTGAGGCCCGCGCCCGGGAGGCCCAACGCCTGCTGGTGGGAACGGGATTGTCGATCCGTCAGGTGGCGGCCCGTGTCGGATTCGACGACCCCGCGTACTTCTGCCGCTTCTTCCGCCGCGAGACGGGCCGGAGCCCGGGGGACTTCCGGAAGCACCACGACAAACACCACGACCGCCGCGATGAGTCCATCGAAGGCGGCGCCCGGTCCGCCTAG